One Rosa chinensis cultivar Old Blush chromosome 3, RchiOBHm-V2, whole genome shotgun sequence DNA window includes the following coding sequences:
- the LOC112195291 gene encoding 40S ribosomal protein S5, producing MATEVVADPIQHFQEPHNDVKLFNKWSFDDVQVNDISLGDYIGVAQSKHATYVPHTAGRYSVKRFRKAQCPIVERLTNSLMMHGRNNGKKLMAVRIVRHAMEIIHLLTDLNPIQVIVDAVVNSGPREDATRIGSAGVVRRQAVDISPLRRVNQAIYLITTGARESAFRNIKTIAECLADELINAAKGSSNSYAIKKKDEIERVAKANR from the exons ATGGCGACTGAAGTTGTAGCCGATCCAATCCAGCATTTCCAGGAACCTCACAACGATGTCAAGCTCTTCAACAAGTGGAGCTTCGACGATGTTCAG GTCAATGACATCTCACTTGGAGATTACATTGGAGTGGCCCAGTCCAAACATGCAACTTATGTGCCTCACACTGCTGGGAGGTACTCAGTGAAACGTTTCAGGAAAGCTCAATGCCCCATTGTGGAGAGGCTTACAAACTCACTCATGATGCATGGGAGAAACAACGGGAAGAAGTTGATGGCTGTTAGGATTGTTAGGCATGCAATGGAAATCATCCATTTGCTTACTGATCTGAACCCCATTCAAGTTATTGTTGATGCTGTTGTTAACAG TGGTCCACGTGAAGATGCTACTCGTATTGGGTCTGCCGGAGTTGTTAGGCGTCAGGCTGTGGATATCTCACCTCTGAGACGGGTGAACCAGGCTATCTATCTCATCACAACTGGTGCTCGTGAGTCTGCTTTCAGGAACATCAAAACCATTGCTGAATGCTTGGCCGATGAGCTTATTAATGCTGCCAAAGGTTCCTCTAACAG TTATGCTATCAAGAAGAAGGATGAGATTGAAAGGGTTGCCAAGGCCAATCGTTAA